In the Silene latifolia isolate original U9 population chromosome 1, ASM4854445v1, whole genome shotgun sequence genome, CAATTAAAATGTGTGGTCCTAACCTTTCAAATGATCAAAGACATAGGATTGTCTGCATTTTATTCGAGCATACTAAAGAATGGCAGGCCAGAAAGAGGTAAAATGCAGCAAGTTGCTGACCAGTTTGGAGTGGACAGAAAAACCATATTTCGAATATGGAGTCTTGCAAAAGGACGGAGACTAAATGGTGATGAATTAGACTTACATTCAAAGATCAAAGGGAAGAAAGGAAGGCCTACTATAGAAATTCATGTTGAAAGGATACTAGCAATACCAATGGGAGAAAGAACTTCATTAATCACATTTAGCAAGGCAGTTGGAGTCTCACCTTCAACTATTCAGAATTCGGTTAAACAACGCAAAATAAGGTCACACACGTAAGCCTTGAAGCCTTCACTAACGGATGAGAACAAGTTTCACAGGATGTGGTTTGCTCTTTCAAAGTTAAGGTATGATAGAATTTATAATTCTTTAAAGTTTAAAGAAATGTCAAATGACATTCATATGGATGAGAAATGGTTTTACATTACACAAGACCAAGCCAAGTTTTTTCTTCTCATGGAAGAGATGCATCCATATAGGTCATGCAAAAGTAAGAGCTTCATTACCAAAGTCATGTTCATATCAGCAGTTTCAAGGCCAATATATGATGGAAATGGCACACTTCTTTTTGATGGAAAAATAGGAATCTTTCCCTTTACTTTCATGGATCCAGCAAAAAGAATTTCAAAAAACAGACCAGCTGGGACTTTGGAAACAAAGTCAATAGCATCCATTACTAAACAAGTAGTGAAAGATATGCTTATCTCAAAAATTCTTCCAGCCATTAAAAGCAAGTGGCCACGAAACATGTCAAAGAACATAAGCATCCAACAAGACAATGCAAAACCCCGTCTTAGGTGCACTGATCAAGATTTTGTTAATGCAGCTACATCAGATGGATTTAACATAATCTTGACTCAACAACCCCCCAACTCACCTGACTTGAATGTGCTAGACTTAGGATTTTTCAGGTCAATTCAAACACTACAGCAAAGGAAAAGGGCAAAAACTGTTGATCAATTAGTGTTCAATGTTATACAGGCTTGGGATGAAGAGCCTCCTTTAAGTCTAGATGATGTGTGGTTAAGTCTACAAGCACTAATGTTGGAAGTCTTAAAAAATAAGGGCCATAATGACTTCAAGTTATCACATTTAGGCAAGAAAGCACAAAGGGCAGCAGGTACATTGCCTAGAAATCTAGATGCAAATCAAGACATTGTAATGGAATGTCTCCATGAATTAAATGCAGTAGGGAAGGATCAAGGTTTAGAGCATATTCTTTGTACCAATGGCGAGAAATCAAAGAAATCTAGATGCAAATCAAGACATTCATATTTTGTTGTAAAATATTTAAGTTATGTACTGAAGTCACGGTCTTTTGGCAATGTAGTGAATGTTTATAATGGAAGCATTCATATTATGGAATGCTTACATAATAAACATCAGTGAGACAGTGAAGTTATTTTGTAATCTCTAATATGGACAAGTTATGTGTGGTTCTGAACAATATTTTGAAATGAAAGGGAAGGAGCTCTCAAAGCATTTAGCAATCTCATCACTGAGCCTTCATATTGTATGATTAAGGTCTCCTAAATCCAGAGTATTTCAAGATATTTGTGTAACATTCAAACTGTCATGTGGTGGAATATAAAAGACCTCCTACATAAACAAATAAAAGCATAACACAAACCTTGAAAATACTATGGTTGAATCCTTATCAAAACTTTCAATTCAATTTATTAGCACTGAACATAACTTTTGCCCCATCAAAGCTCTCATACCAGTAAGGTTTCATCATCACTGAGCAACATCTCAgtccaaaaaaaattgaaccaTCACTGATGTACATACAACAACACTGTTAAAACAACTCTCGAGCCTAAATGACCTTATCATTGAGTTGTGTAAGGTACTAAGGCATCCTACAGATACACCAACAAATGGTATAGCATGTGGTGGCCTTACTAGCTTTGTCAAATAGCCACTGACTTAAGTACAAAAGCTCTCAAACCAGTAAGGTATGTCATCACTGAGCAACCTAAACATCAGACAGATTCAGAAAATGAACACAACAACCAGCAGACACCAGCAACTGAGACAATACAATAACTGCGCCAACCGAGACAATACCAGTAAGTGAGACGGTACAGTAGAGAACAGCATGCATCAGACACTTGGACAGATCAGACAGATGAACAAACAGCTTGCAAAAGGGCAAATTAGCAGTACAGATGACAGTGACTTAAGTACAAAAGCTCTCAAACCAGTAAGGAATGTCATCACTGAGCAACCTAAACATCAGACAGATTCAGAAAATGAACACAACAACCAGCAGACACCAGCAACCGAGACAATACAAAAACTGAGACAACTGAGCAAGTGAGATCAGAAAAAAAGACTCGTGTTTAGATATCAGACAGAAGACTAGAGACAAAAAAACCCGTAACAAGAGCAACTGAACAATCACAACCAGCAGACATCAACAATAAAATGAAGAACAGCACGCATCAGACAGAAAATAGCCACTGTACACACCTATTAATACTTAGTAACAAGACAGTAGACGGTAGAAAATGCATTAACTTTACAGAAGACAGTAAACAACGAAATGAACAAGTTTTTTACAGCAAATTAAAAGCAAACACCAGCAGAAAACATCTTCAGGCTCATTATACCAAATAAACAGCAAACACCAGCAGAAAAAACAGCGTCGACATAAACAATAAAATGAACAACAGTAACGTTTAAAACAAAATAACAGTGTCGAGATAAAGTTTTTACCAACTCAACATTTTCagcagcctttttattttgcctaTCGATGAACCTCCTCACATAAGCATCAAACCTCTTTGAACTTTCTGATTCAGGCTCCGAAACCAAATAAAAAGGCTCAGGGAGAACCGCTTTCGCTTCATGTACCACAAAATCAGGCTCATCATCCCCAGACTCATTGGAGAGTTCATCAAACCCATGTGTATTTGGCACATAGGAAGAACAAGCGTCATCGAACTCCGAGACTCagagacgggattattaatgtcacattcatacttatggcttgcgtctcaccataagtacggatgggaacatcaatcccgacgatcatatcgtaactagagggcctatggctcacccctagtatccgatagaacCAAGACTCACAGAACCAAACAATACTAGACATcattaagaatacgactcactacaagtaattatttataataaatatctcatacttgcattatgttaataaatatttcgttttataatttaacatgccggttaaatacaatataataagcgataatgactaatttacgttatgtgaaatctacaggataaatgtgaccaactcaagcgactcatttatgagcccatcaaacaagtcataaaaacccaatacttgaagtcacaggaaatccatcaagttaatcatgcaaagtccaaccatgtaatcatgtgaagtccaacatttaaaacataacaagctcaaaagaaggaagtatgtaaattccccatataaattatagtgaacccaatctataaaatataatgagcggTAATGAATAAACGTTTCATTAATCATTtacatgttacttgaacaaagtataaataaccgataacaaatgaattaactaatacggaacacgaggcaaaacgtaaacaaactaaaatccgaaccacccataagcatatacgagtcaacaagggaaaactttggtcatgatacgaataaaaagcataaacaaccatcatacacaaaggatatatatatttatagaacttgaaacggtaaaacgggcgccatttactcatacggactccaaatcgagtgattcaagtggctaaaccacctaatttttcgacgccggtcCATCTGTCATATTTTCAGTGGCATTGGAAGTCACACTGGTCAGATACGACGGGTTCCAGGCCAACACGGGTCACCCAAAATAGTCTCAAAAATGCAACTTTAGCAAGCTAAATGGAACCGTCTCAAAACTGAAACTTTAAGCAGGTAATGATACTAGTGACATATAACAACAACCACATCTAATTACCTATCTCATAAGAAAGCCAAAGATACTATCTTTACTTAATTTAAGCAAGTAAAACCTTGTATATAACCATCTTAAACAACTACACATATAATCTCATAAGAATCACAATTACTAGCTTATAACAACAAAACATAACATATAAACATACAAATGACATAataccgagtaacccatcaccgttacctcattatttcttcaaaatgcaAGATTTCGACTAAAAACCATGCCGGTTGCccaaaaggaagctcaagaaccgaGTTCCCAAGTAAGACCTCGAAAATCGTGCCACAAAAGTCACGGCCAGCAGCAAGGGTGAGGGAAAGTCAAGATCTTTCTTACCTAGGAAGATGGAGGGcgaggagaggaagagataggcgtGAAAATCGTttaaaaccgataagaaacgaaggttttatggccattttagtgaaggaggtggaagttgtgtaacaatggtgttgtagttgtgtgtttgttgcTGAAAAATGAATGGTGGAGGGAGAAGATAGGGTTTAAGCTCTTATATGGGTGGAGGGAAAAGAGTAGGATGAAGGCCCAAAGTTATCTTAGGCTCAAACTATCATTTTAAGTCGATTTTACCCTAAAATACAACCCGGacctactacaaacttaagacggatatttttttttatcaacattaatattattttacatgtaaagccgcatttttataaaaacggttttaaaatacaaataaaataataaaatggctaattaaattataaatgccaacaCGGAAAATTCGTGGGTGTTACAATATTGGACGGTAGGTGGGGGGAAATTTTGGGTTGATccaaaaaaatggagggagttttGGGTTGATCCAAATAAATATGGAGGGAGTTTTATGATGATCCAAAAATAAGGGAGGGAGTATTTGGACTTATCCAAAAAAAGGGAGGGAGTAGTTAGTGTAGAATGGATTAGTGTTTAGTTTTGGGTAAATTAACAATGGGTTAGTGTTTATAAACACCAAAATTAGGCCCATTAATGAGTGGCAACAATTGTAACTATAAATGACCCATAAGGACCATATGGTCATTTGTATGTCTCAAAAAGGAAATTTGTCAAATGGGGCAAACACAAATACTTTGCCTTATATGGGAAATGGGGCAAAGATAGgtaattggagggagtattactttctagtacaaatataaacaataaacACAAGTGGCTCAATGGTTAATAAGTTAACCTATTACCTTGATGTCTAAGGCTCGAATTCCATAACTATCAATTTTTGCCTACAGAATATAACTAGCGACACAAGGAATCGAACATGGCACCGGTTGTTTGCAAATCAAAACCTTAACCAACTGAGCGATATTAGCAATATTATTATATATGCActcaaaaatatttatttctcaaaTTTCATGGTGGGCGCGTGCCCACCGGGGGCCCCCATCTGGATCCGCCCCTGTATGGAGTAGTACTTCCGGAGATGGGACTTCAgcacaatacaatacaatacaaggGGAGTGTATTTGAAAAAAAATACAAGATGATAACTCATGAAATGAATATTCAGGTTAATTTAGCTCACTTTTATCACAAGTATCGACTACAATTTACTAtttcaatatgctgtttaccaaacaacCCAAATaacatattgattggtcaaatatTTTAGCAGTttgacaccccatactccaagtgccttaccaggaccactcaggtataaagatgtcaacatctcgatttcccgagggaatgataatcaaaaaacaataaagaaacaacatttaaatagtacaaagtttagtgaatacaatccaaaaccaaccgataaaaatacggttacatgttcttaaaccaaatgtctaacaactaaacaaaatgtctgacaactactcaaactacagcggaagactctatcatctcgtggtgacacatcccagctagcccatatgtctcgactcatacctgctcaacaactgctcaccatctccgaatggatcaccacagtttttcaaaacaaagacggggtcagtactaatcacacaattatataattacaataagacagaaatcaacacagctcaatcgtcacataacccaaCCTCCGTATTCAACTCCTCATCCCtgattacacactaaagtgtgtagccctgccagagtacccatcgcaacaggtaactccactccgccagtgggggaccgcagtcgttcccatctaagccccgctcatctccattgagcgaataacccaaatccattaatgtgcacatcccttctgtggtgggttccacagaaggcgaataatgagcgtgaagctactcccgcaagtgaccccactcagccagggacgtaccccgaagaacacagacagatacaattaatcacaaccatcaacagtaaccaattccaacaaccgtcacaatacgaatataatactatacaacaatcacaaccaacaatcaacacattatgtgactaatactgagtagggaaaccctacctggaatgcaacacacgcagacgatctcaacagctgtatcaaaagcctcttctacgaatcctcctcctaacatatcatcacataatcactaaccatacaaaaactaacacaaatccccaatccccccaaattagggtttaaacaaacttaactaaaaactataaaattggtacgtagatcttaccctcgacgcaaggatcacaaggatgtaaagaacgatgaaatccgacctctcaagctccgggatttgtcaataacacggatgaatgcgaagaacgtaacttgaatctcttttcaatgtgattaggtttgtaaaagtgtattatgaagatgacggaaagatttatatactaatccgtgttattaacaaaacccgacaaaacattactcgaaaaccgagctactcgatcgagtaaatgacgtactcgatcgagtacccagactactcgatcgagtaccctacagtcagaatactgttttaaaaaccaaaacacccttacttgacagagtaaggcccactcgatagagtacccagagactcataaaaccatagtattacaagCAGCCCCAAATATGCTAATTCTGCTAATTAAAAGATGTTGATCAAACCTTCTAATAAAATCTGTTATCTACACTCTGCTTTTATGATCTGCTTTTAATTTGCTGAAACTATTCCGATGATTACCAAACAGAGCCATATATTTTAATTGCattgatttatgtgtaattttatctttaatttttaagttaatatattaaatttaaaaggTATTAAATATTTAAATATGCGTTGATCATTACTCAAAATGTAAAATAGGTAAAAAAAAGcaagaataaaaaaaaaggaaaaaagaaaatcGGTATCAAAGTGCGTGAAAGAAAAGAAAGGTCAATTAGTAAAGTGTTGACAAGTCTTATCCACCAGCCTGGTTTATTGTCTTGTATACATGAGTACAGCCAGTTCAGAAAGTAACTGGAGGATGATCGAGTTACAACATACGAGTACATGGGGGGTTTAACTGTGCCTGTACTGATGTGTACCTAGGTCAAACACTatacttttatttcttttatgatAGTCACAAATTATAACGGTTTCAAATTaatcattttataataaaaaagtaatcattaattaaatgtaatctattaaataattatcacaTTTTCTTATAAAAATAGTCACTTTTAAACCCTCACAATTTAAAATGAAAAAGTATCGATCATAAATCAGAATTTGTGCTAAATAAAAGGATTAGGTGAGTACACGTACCATTTTGCCATCTAATCATATCCTTCCATCACAAACTTGTAAATGTTAGGCGGCCGTCACAGTAAAAATGTAGAAATTCAACATTTGGTCCGGATATTTTGAGTTAAAATGTGTTAACCCAAACCTACTAAATTCATATCGagttcgtgtcgtgtcattggaTCGGATCTCTATTTACTGGTTTGCTGACTTTGATACTTAACAAGTCTTAAGAATGAGATTTTTGAGTGAGATAGTATATATATCTTGGTGACTTTGATACTTAACAAAGTCTGAGAGATACGATGGATGGATGCCCCTTAAGAAAAGCAACCATACCTTAGAAACTAGTTGGAAAAGTCCCACATAATACATGATAGCAACCAATGATCTCCTGTATGTGAGTCGTGCCTGTCGTCCTTTAGACGTTGTTGCATTGCTTGCTTAGTACTGAGTAGGTACAGAAAGCTATAGGACGTAATCCGGAAGCGTACCCAAAAACACTGTACTGTTAGAATTATTCATGCTCAATTTCAAAATTCCAGGTACAATTTGTCCTTCAAACTTCAAGTTTAAATGGAGTTTTGCACAACATGCGTCAGTAATACAAATATGAAATAATGTAGGACTAGTACTAAGGATAGGAAGATTTGGAAATATGCATGTTGTCTTACTCTAAATAAATACTACTCCATATATATATGCATTATCGTTTTTGTTGTCAATGTGCTCTCGCTCTTATTATATGTACGACCCACTTGGTACTAGTACTTACCGTAATAAGTGGCCGTAGAGATAATGATAATTGATACTCCCATCCGTGATTGATATAGTGATGAACACACCCCACAATCGTACCATTATTTCACGTACTAGGGTTTTTCAAGAGAATTAAGAAAAATCATTAGAAATGTACGTTCAAATATTAGTTCACGTAAATATGAATCTTTGATTCTTTGTATGAAGTCTTACCTCAACCATATGTATTATTTTTGATTTCTAAAATATTGTATGAGAACTTGCAATTGGAGAGAAAACATTGGAAATGCAAAACGgcaaaataaaacaacaaaaaggTTCTCTAAACGACATACGGTATGAAATGAAACGGAGGGAATACATTATCGAGATATGATAAATTTATAATGAAGTAAAGGAAATATAAATAAAGAAAATAGAAAGTTTATTTTTTCTCCACCAAATTAATTTAAAGTAAATTCGTCCAGGACCGATTTGTGATAGCAAGTACAACCACTCGTTGCTTTTTATACGGTGTAAAACGATGAACTCCATTCCATTTTACTATAGAGATTACGGAGTAGTATTTATTTTGGAAGAAACGAGACAAAAATGGAGACGGATTTGTGATTGTATTTATAGGAGTGAAGATCATCTCTTTCATAATGAGGCTCCATCTTTTGCGTTGTATACAATTTTTGTAAGAATGGATGTCTGCAGTAACCACGCCTCATTTACTTGAATATTAAGTATTTTCAAAGATATTTGATGTGTCAAACAAAGAAAGTGATATGTGACGGTAAAGGGGACATATATATAGTCCACATACACCCACCCATATgtttttaaatttaaaatataaGCCATAGAAGAGAAATTATGGAATACAAGATGCGATACATGAGAATCCTCAGTAGGTACATACAGGCTGCCTCTTGCAAGCAAAGTGTAAATTAATCTAATATCTATAGTAGATAAGTAGATATCAATGCATGGAACAATGGCAAGTCAAGGGAACCGCAAATGTATTACTAAGCTCCTCCATTGTTTGTAGAAGTATATTGACAATGAGTCAATGACTAGTTACAAATGTTACTTTGATAAAGAATGGATTTATTTctcaagaataaaaaaaaaaaaaaaaaaaaaaaaaaaaaaaaaaacttgaccTAATTAAACTGATGGTAATTACAATAAAAGAACGGGAAATGGGGTAATTCTCTCTAGTGAACCTTTAAACTGAAATTTACAGCCGATTCCGCTTCTTCACTGAAAGCACTTGATTGACTAAAAAGAATTAACATGTAACCCAACAACAATGTAGTCAATTATGTTGATTACTGTGATCAAGACCCAATCTTCAGGTTCGGGAATCCTTTCATCCCGAAACTAGTGTCTTCCATCATGGCCACAAATTCGCTGTAGTCTATCCTTCCGTCCTGTACATAATCCATACCAATTTTGGTATTAATAACTTCTGgtgacataat is a window encoding:
- the LOC141649000 gene encoding uncharacterized protein LOC141649000; this encodes MSNDIHMDEKWFYITQDQAKFFLLMEEMHPYRSCKSKSFITKVMFISAVSRPIYDGNGTLLFDGKIGIFPFTFMDPAKRISKNRPAGTLETKSIASITKQVVKDMLISKILPAIKSKWPRNMSKNISIQQDNAKPRLRCTDQDFVNAATSDGFNIILTQQPPNSPDLNVLDLGFFRSIQTLQQRKRAKTVDQLVFNVIQAWDEEPPLSLDDVWLSLQALMLEVLKNKGHNDFKLSHLGKKAQRAAGTLPRNLDANQDIVMECLHELNAVGKDQGLEHILCTNGEKSKKSRCKSRHSYFVVKYLSYVLKSRSFGNVVNVYNGSIHIMECLHNKHQ